From one Synergistota bacterium genomic stretch:
- a CDS encoding molybdenum ABC transporter permease, with product SWRHLLTGMTLCGARAISEFGAVIVLAYYPMTAPVLVYHRFEGYGLAYSRPVAVLLILVCLASFLVLRWLSSRDYR from the coding sequence TAAGCTGGCGGCACCTTCTAACCGGAATGACGCTTTGCGGAGCGAGGGCGATAAGCGAATTTGGAGCGGTCATAGTGCTGGCCTACTATCCTATGACCGCTCCCGTCCTCGTCTATCACAGGTTTGAAGGATACGGACTTGCATATTCAAGACCTGTTGCTGTACTATTAATACTCGTTTGTTTAGCTTCCTTTTTGGTATTAAGATGGTTGAGCTCAAGGGATTATCGGTAG